A part of Carassius auratus strain Wakin unplaced genomic scaffold, ASM336829v1 scaf_tig00216561, whole genome shotgun sequence genomic DNA contains:
- the LOC113098455 gene encoding kelch domain-containing protein 2-like encodes MEEDLVPHMEDEDDEDEDEFEWAAGQEEDGELDWLQEVFVSRQSPAERSGHIAVTDGSCMFVWGGYKNADTEAAEFTDLYLPKNEIWIYNMETGRWRMKRSEGDVPNSMSGSCGSCVDGVLYLFGGHQARGNTNLVYRLPLRASVLRWEKMSDLTGLAPTCKDKLGCWVYRNQLAYFGGYGYIAQPGHRGTFALDENSFMGNHAGRGWNNHIHILDLETSAWSQPITKGDAPSPRAAHACASIGNRGYIFGGRYMDHRLNDLYCINMDTWEWSEMCVPQHGPLGRSWHSFTPVSADHIFLFGGFTTDRETLSDAWLYCVSKNEWKPFKHEHTERPRLWHTACLGPDGEVFVFGGCANNLLSHQQAAHSNELLLFTVQPKSLVRLCFDAAVLHQKRLEHMWDVLPSALLHRLKQRTTADS; translated from the exons ATGGAAGAAGATCTGGTACCACACatggaggatgaggatgatgaagatgaagatgagtttgagTGGGCTGCAGGTCAGGAGGAGGACGGAGAGCTGGACTGGCTGCAGGAGGTGTTTGTGTCCAGACAGAGTCCAGCCGAGCGCAGCGGACACATCGCAGTCACTGACGGCAGCTGTATGTTCGTATGGGGAGGATATAAG AATGCGGACACTGAAGCTGCTGAATTCACTGACTTGTATTTGCCGAAGAACGAAATCTGGATCTACAACATGGAGACGGGAAGATG GAGAATGAAGCGCTCGGAGGGTGACGTGCCGAACTCGATGTCGGGCAGCTGCGGCTCGTGTGTGGACGGTGTTCTCTATCTGTTCGGCGGTCATCAGGCTCGAGGAAACACTAATCTG GTTTACCGTCTGCCGCTGAGAGCGTCTGTGCTCCGCTGGGAGAAGATGAGCGATCTGACCGGCCTGGCGCCGACCTGTAAAGACAAGCTGGGCTGCTGGGTCTACAGAAACCA GCTGGCGTATTTTGGGGGCTACGGCTACATAGCGCAGCCCGGTCACAGAGGAACGTTTGCACTCGATGAAAACTCATTCATG GGGAACCACGCGGGACGAGGCTGGAACAACCACATACACATTCTTGATCTCGAGACGTCAGCGTGGAGCCAACCCATCACAAAG ggagaCGCTCCGTCACCACGAGCCGCTCACGCCTGCGCCAGCATCGGAAACAGAGGTTACATCTTCGGAGGCCGatacatg GATCATCGGCTGAACGATCTGTACTGCATCAACATGGACACGTGGGAATGGAGTGAGAT GTGTGTTCCTCAGCACGGTCCGCTCGGCCGCTCGTGGCACTCCTTCACTCCGGTGTCAGCGGATCACATCTTTCTGTTTGGAGGCTTCACCACCGACAGAGAAACACTGA GCGATGCCTGGCTTTACTGCGTCAGTAAGAACGAGTGGAAACCGTTTAAACACGAGCACACAGAGCGGCCAAG ACTGTGGCACACGGCGTGTCTAGGTCCCGATGGGGAAGTGTTCGTGTTTGGAGGATGTGCCAATAATCTTCTCTCACATCAACAGGCC GCTCACAGCAACGAATTACTGCTTTTCACTGTTCAGCCCAAATCACTGGTCAG GTTGTGTTTCGACGCTGCGGTCCTGCATCAGAAGCGTCTGGAGCACATGTGGGACGTCCTGCCCAGCGCCCTGCTGCATCGCCTCAAACAGAGAACCACGGCAGACTCCTAG
- the LOC113098450 gene encoding nuclear export mediator factor Nemf-like, with product MKSRFNTVDIRAVIAEINAKCVGMRVNNVYDIDTKTYLIKLQKPDCKAVLLIESGIRIHCTEFDWPKNMMPSGFAMKCRKHLKSRRLVHVKQLGVDRIVDIQFGSDEAAYHLILELYDRGNIILTDHQFMILNLLRFRTAEAEDVKIAVRERYPVENARPQEPLISLARLTEILSAAQSGEQVKRILNPHLPYGGSLIEHCLMAVGLPGLCKVDSQSEVTQVSPKILEALQMAEDYMEKTANFSGRGYIIQKSEKKPSMCPDEAEEELLTYEEFHPFLFCQHEKSRSVELESFNKAVDEFFSKMESQKLDVKALQQEKHALKKLDNVRRDHEQRLEALHQAQEVDRLKGELVEMNLHIVDRALQVVRSALANQVDWAEIGQIVKEAQAAGDPVACAIKELKLQSNHITMLLKNPYAGSEEGEAEDTDARKPAETSEAQTGKKGKNKDKRQKGKFDKDKPVLVDVDLNLSAYANAKKYYDSKRNAAKKEQKTVEAAQKAFKSAEKKTKQTLKEVQTVTSIQKARKVYWFEKFLWFVSSENYLVIAGRDQQQNEMIVKRYLRAGDVYVHADLHGATSCVIKNPSGEAVPPRTLTEAGTMAVCYSAAWDAKVITSAWWVHHHQVSKTAPTGEYLTTGSFMIRGKKNFLPPSYLIMGFGFLFKVDDQSVFRHRGERKTKTVDEEEEDVTSSTADLLEEGEELLDEDSGNEGEERRESSGTPDEMTSCETNIRDEDEEQRCSETDEQPAEEENAAEEEDQSEISFPDTSISLSHLQPNRTLQSHAFKQDDSHQVNTETQGKKHLTAKQRRNMKKKQKPENTDDPEESDSKPPEAPSVTQACSNGSANQPLKRGQKNKLKKMKDKYKDQDEEDREIMMKLLGSAGSSKEEKVKKGKKGKMKEVAVKKPQAQQKEVVKPKAEILVQKKEDAEAEDPSEADPDVKETEDVENPVAEDAENILDSLTGLPHLDDVLMFAVPVCAPYMALSNYKYKVKLTPGTQKKGKAARTAVMSFVRGKDTSAREKDLFRSIKDTDLSRNMPGKVKVSAPNLLAAKKK from the exons ATGAAGAGCAGGTTTAACACGGTGGATATTAGGGCGGTGATTGCAGAAATCAATGCGAA gtgTGTCGGGATGAGAGTCAACAACGTCTATGACATCGATACTAAAACATACCTGATCAAGCTGCAGAA GCCGGACTGTAAAGCGGTGCTGTTGATCGAGTCTGGCATCAGGATCCACTGCACTGAGTTTGACTGGCCCAAGAACATGATGCCGTCTGGATTCGCCATGAAG TGTCGGAAGCACCTGAAGTCCAGGCGTCTGGTGCACGTCAAGCAGCTGGGTGTGGACAGAATCGTGGACATTCAGTTCGGATCGGACGAGGCAGCGTATCATCTGATCCTGGAGCTGTACGACCGA ggAAACATCATCCTGACGGACCATCAGTTCATGATCCTGAATCTTCTGCGCTTCCGCACCGCTGAGGCCGAGGACGTGAAGATCGCTGTGAGGGAGCGGTATCCCGTGGAGAACGCCAGACCGCAGGAGCCGCTCATCAGCCTGGCCAG GCTCACGGAGATCCTGTCTGCAGCTCAGAGCGGAGAACAAGTGAAAAGGATTCTGAATCCTCACCTGC cgtACGGCGGCTCGCTCATCGAACACTGTCTCATGGCGGTCGGGTTACCAGGCCTCTGTAAAGTGGACAGCCAGTCTGAAGTCACGCAGG TAAGTCCGAAGATCCTGGAGGCCTTGCAGATGGCTGAAGACTATATGGAGAAAACGGCCAACTTCAGCGGAAGA GGCTACATCATTCAGAAAAGTGAGAAGAAGCCCAGCATGTGTCCAGATGAAGCTGAGGAAGAGCTGCTGAC ATATGAAGAATTTCATCCATTTCTGTTTTGTCAGCATGAAAAAAGCCGCTCTGTTGAGTTAGAGTCTTTTAACAAG GCAGTCGATGAGTTCTTCTCTAAGATGGAGAGTCAGAAGCTGGACGTGAAAGCGCTGCAGCAGGAGAAGCACGCGCTGAAGAAGCTGGACAACGTGAGACGAGATCACGAGCAGCGGCTGGAGGCGCTTCATCAGGCTCAG GAAGTGGACCGTCTGAAGGGAGAGCTGGTGGAGATGAACCTTCACATAGTGGACCGAGCTCTTCAGGTGGTGCGCAGCGCTCTGGCCAATCAGGTGGACTGGGCCGAGATCGGTCAGATCGTGAAGGAGGCTCAGGCGGCCGGAGATCCTGTGGCCTGTGCCATTAAAGAGCTCAAGCTGCAGAGCAATCACATCACCATGCTCCTGAA AAACCCGTACGCTGGTTCAGAGGAAGGAGAAGCAGAAGACACGGACGCCAGGAAGCCTGCGGAGACATCAGAAGCACAGACGGGGAAAAAGGGTAAGAACAAAGACAAAAGACAGAAAGGAAAATTCGACAAGGACAAACCGGTTCTGGTGGACGTCGATCTGAATCTCTCGGCCTATGCCAATGCAAAGAA GTATTACGACAGCAAGAGAAATGCGGCTAAGAAAGAGCAGAAAACTGTGGAAGCAGCACAGAAA GCCTTCAAATCTGCTGAGAAAAAGACCAAACAGACACTGAAAGAAGTGCAGACCGTGACCAGCATCCAGAAGGCCAGGAAGGTGTACTG GTTTGAGAAGTTTCTGTGGTTCGTCAGCTCTGAGAACTACCTGGTCATCGCCGGACGAGACCAGCAGCAGAACGAGATGATCGTCAAGCGCTACCTGAGAGCAG GGGATGTTTACGTTCACGCCGATCTGCACGGAGCCACGAGCTGCGTGATCAAGAACCCGTCCG GCGAAGCTGTTCCTCCGCGGACGCTCACCGAGGCCGGGACCATGGCCGTGTGCTACAGCGCCGCGTGGGACGCTAAAGTGATCACCAGCGCGTGGTGGGTTCACCATCATCAG GTGTCCAAAACCGCTCCGACAGGAGAATATCTGACCACGGGCAGCTTCATGATCAGAG GGAAGAAAAACTTTTTGCCTCCTTCGTATCTGATCATGGGCTTTGGGTTTCTGTTTAAG GTCGATGATCAGAGTGTTTTTAGGCATCGTGGAGAGAGGAAGACGAAGACTgtggatgaggaggaagaggacgtGACCTCCAGCACCGCGGATCTCCTGGAGGAAGGAGAAGAACTCTTAG ATGAGGACAGTGGGAACGAGGGCGAGGAGCGGCGGGAGTCCAGCGGGACGCCAGATGAGATGACCTCATGTGAGACGAACATCAGAGACGAGGACGAGGAGCAGAGGTGCAGCGAGACGGACGAGCAGCCGGCCGAGGAAGAGAACGCAGCAGAAGAAGAAGATCAGAGCGAGATCAGTTTTCCAGACACCAGCATCTCACTGTCTCACCTGCAGCCCAACAG GACTCTTCAGAGCCACGCTTTCAAACAGGACGATTCCCATCAG GTGAACACAGAGACTCAAGGGAAGAAGCACCTGACGGCCAAACAGCGCAG GAACATGAAGAAGAAGCAGAAGCCGGAGAACACGGATGATCCGGAGGAATCCGACTCCAAACCTCCGGAAGCTCCCAGCGTGACGCAGGCGTGCAGCAACGGATCGGCCAATCAGCCGCTGAAGAGAGGACAGAAG AACAAACTGAAGAAGATGAAGGACAAATACAAAGACCAGGATGAAGAGGACCGAGAGATCATGATGAAGCTGTTGGGG TCTGCAGGATCCAGTAAAGAGGAAAAGGTAAAGAAGGGCAAGAAAGGAAAAATGAAAGAAGTGGCAGTAAAGAAACCTCAAGCTCAACAGAAAGAAGTCGTGAAGCCCAAAGCTGAAATCCTCGTGCAGAAGAAGGAAGATGCTGAAGCTGAAGATCCATCAGAAGCAGATCCAGACGTCAAG GAGACGGAGGACGTGGAGAACCCTGTTGCTGAG GATGCTGAAAACATCCTGGACTCGTTGACCGGTCTGCCTCATCTGGACGATGTGTTGATGTTCGCGGTGCCGGTGTGTGCTCCGTACATGGCGCTCTCCAACTACAA GTACAAAGTCAAACTAACTCCAGGCACTCAGAAAAAGGGGAAAG CCGCCCGCACCGCCGTGATGAGCTTCGTCCGAGGGAAAGACACCAGCGCTCGAGAGAAGGATTTATTCAGGAGCATAAAG GACACAGATCTGTCCAGAAACATGCCTGGGAAGGTCAAGGTTTCTGCTCCAAACCTGTTAGCAGCGAAGAAGAAGTGA